The following proteins are co-located in the Penaeus monodon isolate SGIC_2016 chromosome 10, NSTDA_Pmon_1, whole genome shotgun sequence genome:
- the LOC119577532 gene encoding uncharacterized protein LOC119577532, whose product MPLVTSPYAGSWGTVDRTNTVVQHFELPLDLGQETTWVLIQGHAEQTVVYRLRIIYVVEGKTSINIYRKCKRPYQKFPVDGPVESGIGSMENHDSVSHTFDAVRSLTVTGTDDKVPARRYFQEQEVSARWNFMISSCHAAAPPCPDCQRLGVLVLHGADVSFYRLLEGLFLVTYGVLSQLSLTEPPTSVLSRLRSRLAKLDSMKITDTACANLTMLAPSFTLGLTNLTAKDTGRGT is encoded by the exons GTAGTCCAGCATTTCGAGCTTCCTCTTGATCTTGGCCAAGAGACGACGTGGGTCCTCATCCAGGGACATGCGGAGCAGACTGTCGTATATCGCCTGCGGATCATATATGTCGTTGAGGGCAAA ACGAgcataaatatttatagaaaatgtaAGCGACCGTACCAGAAATTTCCTGTCGATGGGCCTGTAGAAAGTGGCATCGGCTCCATGGAGAACCACGATTCCGTAAGTCACACATTCGACGCAGTACGGAGCCTCACGGTTACAGGCACCGACGATAAAGTTCCAGCGAGGCGATACTTCCAGGAACAG GAAGTCTCGGCACGCTGGAATTTCATGATATCCTCGTGCCACGCAGCCGCTCCGCCATGCCCGGATTGCCAACGCTTGGGAGTCTTGGTCTTACATGGGGCCGACGTCTCTTTCTACAGGCTTCTTGAAGGACTGTTCCTG gtcacATACGGAGTGCTCAGCCAGCTCTCCTTAACAGAACCCCCAACCAGTGTACTAAGCAGACTGCGTTCCAGATTGGCTAAGCTGGACTCGATGAAAATCACTGATACTGCTTGTGCTAATCTGACAATGCTCGCTCCTTCCTTCACGTTAGGTCTTACTAATCTCACAGCTAAAGATACAGGTAGAGGAACATGA